In one Umezawaea sp. Da 62-37 genomic region, the following are encoded:
- a CDS encoding LytTR family DNA-binding domain-containing protein — MTAGLPCPLCEGPERRGALERTLRVLAVDDEPPALEDLVYLLRSDPRIAHVEGVTDATTALRGLHRAMDAGQPVDAVFLDIRMPGLDGLDLARVLSRFAQPPPIVFVTAHQEPAVEAFELKALDYLLKPVRAERLAESVHRIVHEVLDVKSTAAETPAQPQAPQTPEVGEEVIPVELGGITRFIRLADIRYVEAHGDYARLHTATGSGLVRAALNGLEERWRSAGFVRIHRSHLVSLSHVEELRLEEGHLSVNIGGAVLPVSRRHARHLRQLLVRRARPVVQHQVPDENVRNRQAT, encoded by the coding sequence ATGACCGCAGGTCTGCCCTGCCCCCTCTGCGAGGGGCCCGAGCGCCGAGGCGCTCTCGAACGGACGTTGCGCGTGCTCGCGGTGGACGACGAACCCCCCGCGCTGGAGGACCTCGTGTACCTCCTGCGCTCGGACCCGCGGATCGCGCACGTCGAAGGCGTGACGGACGCGACCACCGCGCTGCGCGGCCTGCACCGGGCCATGGACGCCGGTCAGCCCGTCGACGCGGTGTTCCTGGACATCCGGATGCCGGGCCTGGACGGCCTCGACCTGGCGCGCGTGCTGTCCAGGTTCGCCCAGCCGCCGCCCATCGTGTTCGTCACCGCGCACCAGGAGCCCGCCGTCGAGGCGTTCGAGCTGAAGGCGCTCGACTACCTGCTCAAGCCGGTGCGCGCGGAGCGGCTGGCCGAGTCGGTGCACCGGATCGTGCACGAGGTGCTGGACGTCAAGTCCACCGCCGCCGAGACGCCCGCGCAGCCGCAGGCGCCGCAGACCCCCGAGGTCGGCGAGGAGGTCATCCCGGTCGAGCTGGGCGGGATCACCCGGTTCATCCGGCTGGCCGACATCCGCTACGTCGAGGCGCACGGCGACTACGCGCGCCTGCACACCGCGACGGGCAGTGGTCTGGTCAGGGCCGCCCTGAACGGCCTGGAGGAGCGCTGGCGGTCGGCCGGGTTCGTCCGGATCCACCGCAGCCACCTGGTGTCGCTGAGCCACGTCGAGGAGCTGCGGCTGGAGGAGGGGCACCTGAGCGTCAACATCGGCGGCGCGGTGCTGCCGGTCAGCCGCCGCCACGCCCGGCACCTGCGCCAGCTGCTGGTGCGCCGGGCGCGGCCGGTCGTGCAGCACCAGGTCCCCGACGAGAACGTGCGGAACCGGCAGGCCACGTGA